The window CTGATCACTGTGTTTGGAAACCTGCTCATCATCCTGGCAGTCAGTGCAGACTCCCACCTCCACAcgcccatgtacttcttcctcaccAACCTGTCCTTTGTAGACATCTGTTTCACCTCCACCACCGTCCCCaagatgctgctgaacatccagACACAGAGTAAAGTTATAACCTATACGGGATGCATCAGTCAGATCTGTTTTTCCATACTCTTTGCAGGCTGGGATGACTTTCTCCTGGCCTTGATGGCCTATGACCGGTTCGTGGCCATCTGTCACCCCCTGCACTACACAGTCATCATGAACACCCAGCTCTGTGGACTGCTGGTTCTGATGTCCTGGATCATGAGTGTCCTGAATTCCTTGTTACAGAGCTTAATGGTGTTGTGGTTGTCCTTCTGTACAGACTTGGAAATCCCCAACTTTTTCTGTGAACTCAATCAAATGATCCAACTTGCCTGTTCGGATACCTTTCTTAATGACACAGTGCTATATGTTTCAACTGTGTTGCTTGCTGGGGGTCCCCTTGCTGGGATCCTTTACTCATACTCTAAGATTATAACCTCCATATGTAGAATCTCATCAACTCAGGGGAAGTATAAAGCATTTTC of the Halichoerus grypus chromosome 1, mHalGry1.hap1.1, whole genome shotgun sequence genome contains:
- the LOC118535427 gene encoding olfactory receptor 7A17-like, whose protein sequence is MGPDNDTQISGFLLLGLSNYEELQTLIFAVFLSMYLITVFGNLLIILAVSADSHLHTPMYFFLTNLSFVDICFTSTTVPKMLLNIQTQSKVITYTGCISQICFSILFAGWDDFLLALMAYDRFVAICHPLHYTVIMNTQLCGLLVLMSWIMSVLNSLLQSLMVLWLSFCTDLEIPNFFCELNQMIQLACSDTFLNDTVLYVSTVLLAGGPLAGILYSYSKIITSICRISSTQGKYKAFSTCASHLSVISLFYCMVLGVYLISAANQSSQSSAVASVMYMVVMPMLNPFIYSLRNRDIKGALIRFFKRPNIKGTIVLVVKKCP